From Candidatus Paceibacterota bacterium:
AAAGATAACAGTTGACGAAGGGCCAAAATTCAAAAGATGGATGCCAAGAGCAAGAGGACAAGCCTATCCGATTTTTAAAAAAACATCGCATATTACGGTTATTCTTGAACCGATAGAAGGAAAAATTAAAAAAGTGAAAAACAAAAAAAAGAAAGAAGAAATAAAAGAAGGAAAAGAGCAAGTTAGTGTTCTTAAAAAAGAAAGAAAAAAATGGGAAAGAAAGGAAAATATTAATGCAAGGGGAAAATCAGAAACAAAAAAAATGTTTAGAAGAAAATCAATGTAAGTAAGATTGTAAAATTATGGCGCATAAAGTTCATCCAAAAGCATATAGAATCAGAGAAAACGCGGACTGGGATTCAAGGTGGTATCATAAAACCCCCGGTTTGTTGCTTGAAGAAGATTTTAAAGTAAGGGATTTCTTAAAAAAGAAACTTAATAAAATTGGTGTTGAAAAAATTGAAATAGAGCGATCTTTAAATAAATTGAATATTATAATCACAACTCCACGCCCGGGCCTTATCATTGGCCGTGGCGGAGAAGGAGTGGATCTTCTCAAAAAAGAGATAGAGCGTAAAATTATTAAAAATACAGGCAAAGAAAAAAAAGAAATAAGGATTGAAATAAGAGAAATTAAAAATCCTTGGACTTCTGCCGCTTCAACTGCCACATGGGTTGCCCAGCAAATAGAGAAAAGAATGCCATACAGAAAAGTGATGAAGCAGGCTATTCAAAAAACGACAGTAAATAAAGAGATAAAAGGAGTAAAAGTGGAGCTTTCAGGACGGCTTAACGGAGCGGATATTGCAAGAAGAGAATGGCTTTCTTCCGGACGGTTGCCTTTGCAAACAATAAGAGCAGATATTGACTATGCAAAGGCGGAGGCTTTTACAACTTTTGGAATAGTGGGAATAAAATTTTGGCTCTATAAAGGAGACAAATTTGATGAATAAAAAATTAT
This genomic window contains:
- the rpsC gene encoding 30S ribosomal protein S3, which produces MAHKVHPKAYRIRENADWDSRWYHKTPGLLLEEDFKVRDFLKKKLNKIGVEKIEIERSLNKLNIIITTPRPGLIIGRGGEGVDLLKKEIERKIIKNTGKEKKEIRIEIREIKNPWTSAASTATWVAQQIEKRMPYRKVMKQAIQKTTVNKEIKGVKVELSGRLNGADIARREWLSSGRLPLQTIRADIDYAKAEAFTTFGIVGIKFWLYKGDKFDE